In the Bacteroidota bacterium genome, TTTTTTAAATTCAACCATTACTGATAAAAATGGTTGTACGAGCCTTGGAAGCGGGGCTGCAAATTTTGCTATGCATGCTTTACCCACTGCTACAATAAGTGGAACAGACAGTGCGTGTTTTGGTACTACAAAAAATGCAAGCATAACGCTCACCGGAGCTGCTCCATGGTATATTACCTATGATAGTGCCGGAATAGGAAGCAGTGTAACTATTAAGCGCTATACAAGTCCGGTTGTACTTGGAGTAAGTGCAGTAGGTACATGGAATTATAACATCGTTCAGGTTGCTGATTCCTTCTGTACAGGAACAGGGTTAGGAAATGCAAAAATTAAAATTTGGGCTTTGCCAACGGCAACAATGACCGGAGGAGGAAAAATATGCACCGGACAAAAGGACACTATTTTGATTAATTGCCTAGGCCAAGGTCCATTTACTTTTAGAATTCGTAATTCGACCACAAATACGGATACCCTTGTAAATAATTACAATGGTCCATTTCCATTTGTATTTTACACCTATGCTGCTGGAAATTTTGTGCTCACCAATTTTGCCGATAAAAAGTGTGCAGGAACATGTAATGATACAATAAACGTGGTTTACACAGCAAGACCGACGGCAGTCTTTAGTGCTCAAAATGTTTGTTTTAATCAAACCATGAGCTTCACAAATAGTTCTATTACATCTGGACCATTTTCACCGATTTGGAAGTGGAATTTTGGGGATTTGCCTCCCGGAATTTCTTCAGCCTTCTCTCCTACTTATGTTTACGGTAATGCTCAAAGTTATTTGGTATCCTTAACTGTTGATGTGAATGGTTGTCGCGATTCCATTTCTAAAACAGTAATTGTAAATGCGCTGCCAAATACTAATTTTGGTGTATCGCCACTAACACCTTCATTGATTGGACAAGTTGTTTCTTTCACCAATTCTTCTACTATTTTTCCGAACCAAACCATAAACTATGTATGGGATTTAGGGGATGGGAATTTTCCAACCACTACTAATGTGTCTCATGCTTATTTGGCTTGTAATACTTATACAGTTTCGCTTACTGCCACTTCCGATTCGGGATGTGTTTCCTCCACTACACAAATTGTAAATGTTGGTGAGGCACCGAATTCAGATTTTAATGCATCGAATGTTTGCTTAGGGTTTCCAACTGTATTTAACAATATTAGTACCATAGCTCCCTGTAACATTAATTCATCCTTGATTGGATATCAGTGGAACTTTGGGGTATTTCCTGGAACAAATTCAACTGCTGTAAACCCAAGCTACACCTATCCTACACCGGGCACTTTTAATGTTAGGTTAATTGTTACTTCCAACTATGGCTTTGCAGATACCATTATAAAACAAGTTACCGTTTATCCAAAACCACAAGCTGACTTTACTTTTACAAATGTTTGCTCAGGTGCAACCAGTGCTTTTACGGATAATTCAATTAGTATTGATCCAATAAATTATGCCTGGACTTCCTTGCCGGGAGGATTAAACAGCACCTTGCAAAACCCTACAACAGTTTTTGCAACAGCAGGAAGCTATTCAGTTCAGTTGATTGTGGAAACAACTAATTTGTGTAAGGATACAGTAACCAAGTCGGCGATTGTTTTCCCTAATCCTGTGGCAGATTTTACAGCAGCTGATTTTTGTGTGCAATTGCCGGGTCAGTTTACAAATACCTCCACCATAAGTTCTGGTACCATGACTTATATTTGGGATTTTGGTGACGCAACAGGATTTTCACCGATTCAAAACCCTACGCATTCTTATGCAAATGCTGGCCCTAGTTTAGTTTTATTAACTGTAAAAAGCGACCATAATTGCACCGACACTACTGCTAAATCGGTTTTAGTGAAATCGATACCCACAACTGATTTCACACAAGATATTACAGTTGGATGTGCACCATTATGCGTTCAATTTACGAATCAAACTGTGAATCAAAATGGTCCAATTACCGGTTATTTGTGGGATTTTGGCGATACACAAACATCTACTGATACAGATCCAAAACATTGTTATGCAGTGGCAGGTACTTACACTGTAAAATTAAAGGCATCTTCTAATAGTACTTGTGCTGATGAAGAAATCAAAACAAATCTTATTGAAGTACATGCCGTTCCTGTAGCTGATTTTATTTATAATCCTGATCCTGCAACTACTTTTACATCGGAAATTCATTTTGTAAATCAAACTATTGGAGGTACGCAGTGGCAATGGGATTTTGACCATGACTTATCTGGAAGTAATGAAGCAAACCCGGTTTATTTTTATCCTGCAGATACTGCTGTTTATTTGGTTCAATTAATTGCTATTAATTCTGATAACTGTAGAGATACAATTAAAAAAACGGTTACCATCGAAAAAGATTTTTCATTTTACGCACCCAATTCCTTTACTCCAAATGGGGATGGCAATAATGAAACTTTTAGAATTTTTGGTGAAGGAATACAAGAATTTCAAATTGATATTTTTAACCGAATGGGGCAACTAGTTTATGCATCCACAAATTATAAAGAAGGATGGAATGGAAGTTATTTTAACATCGGATATGTAGTGCGCGAAGAAGTGTATGTGTACGAAGTAAAAATAACTGACGTATTTGGGAAAACCCATAATTACAAGGGAACTATAACGCTTTATAGGTAAAAGACTGATGCAAATTTTGGTCAATTGATACTAGGCTACTTTTTGCAACCTCACATAGAGTGACGTAAAAATTTGCCACTGAAAAAAGTCTTAAATTGATTTTTTTGCAAGTATCAAATATCTAAACGCCCATTTCCACTTAATGGAATAGTTTTTAATTCCTGATTCGAAAAGCAATTTTTCAAGTTCACTTTTAATAAATCCTCGACTTACTGAAACAGCTGCATCATTCTTTACCAAATACGATTTTGAAAATACCGCGGTAAGCCATTTGATGCTGTAATAAGCTATTTTATTACGATGTAAATCATTAATAAGAAAACCAACCTGTGCGTATTGGTTCATCCAAACCATGCAATCAACCAATTCTTGTTCATTTAAATGATGACAAAAAAGTGATGAAACTATTACATCAACCGGCTCCTTAAATTGTGTTAACTTATAGTCGCTAGTTATAAAATGAATGTTTGGATACTTCGAACAATTTTTGATGGCGTAGCCAATAGCCTCATTTTTCATATCAATACCGGTAAGCTGCACCTTGATATTATTTTTATTTGCCCATTTGGCTATGGCAATTAAATTATCTCCCCCACCGCAGCCAATATCTGCAATATGATAAATTTTAGTTTTATCTTTAATCAATTTGGAAAGGCCGGAAAGAGTGATATTAAAGCCACCTAAATAAGTATTGATAAAGTCAAGTTCCTTTAAATTTTGCACCAAATCCGCAAGTGGAATATTATCCCCATCTAATAATTCCTTTTCGGCAGAGCGCACAGAGAAATCCATCCGCTTATTGTTCCTTAAAATTACTGTTATTTGTGCCTTCCAAGACAAATGTCTCCATCGTTAGGCCGGGACCAAAACCTGCACCAAAAATTAATTCTTGCGCTCCGTTCCAATCCACTCTGCGCTCCCAAATTTCATTAAGTACAAAAAGAATTGTTGGAGATGACATGTTTCCATACTCTTTCAAAATCAAATAAGAAGCACCCAAGTCACTTGGTGATAGCTGAAGTTCATTTTGAATTACCTCCAAAATTTTTCTACCACCCGGATGAATTGCCCAATGCTTAATTTGACCTGTATCTAATTTTAGCTTTAGTAAGGCATTATGTACAAGGGATTTTATACCTACTTTAATTAATTCAGGAATATAGGAACTTAAGGTCATTAAAAATCCTTTCCCTCCTATTTGCCATGCCATATCTGATTTTCCTGACAAGGATATTTCGGAATAAAAATCACGGATATGCAAACAATTTCTATTTCTAATTCTTTCCTGGCCTTCACCGGTAACTAGCAGTGCAGAAGCACCATCGGCAAAAAGAAGATTTGCGCCAATATTGTCTTTGTCGAATTCTTTTTGAAAATGCAAGGTGCAAAGTTCCACACACATCACCAAAACAACAGCATGTGGATTTATTTTGCAAATCGCATCCGCTTGCTTCATTGCATGTATTGCAGCATAGCATCCCATAAAATTCACAGAAGTACGGTTAATTGTGCTATTTAATTTTAAGGCTTCCATTACTAAAATATCCAAACCTGGAGCTGAAATACCGGTGCAGGTTACTGTTATTAAATCGGTAATATCTGAAGCTTGTGTATCGCTTCCCATGCATTTTTGAATGGCTTCCAAACTCAGCTCCAGTGCTTTGTGATTGAAATACTCCATGCGCTCTTCTAACTTTGGAAAGGGCTCCAAATCTTGCGTAGTAGGGTAAAAAGTGCGTTTATACGGGGGTAGTGAATAATCCGCAATGGTAGAATAACGAGATTCAATTCCGCTGCGTTCATACAAAATCTTCAAGGAACGTTCCTCATTTTCTGACACATGATAGACCTCTTTCATAAACTGAAAAATATCCATTTGCTTGTGCTTAAACTCCGGAACCGCAGTCGATATAGAAAAAATTACACTCATATTTTTTGTAAATATAAAACTACAAAACAGGCATTCATCATTAATGAAGCAATCATATTCATGCGCATAGTGCTTTCAAACGTAGCATTTGCAGTATCTTTAAATACCTGAAGCATCCACTTCAAAAAAAATGCAATAACAGGAATTAAAAAAAATTGCAATACAAAAAATGAACTAGTATGCTCCAACTTATTAAAATACATCCATAAAATTCCGTTAGCACATCCAAACATTAATGCACAAAAAACAAAAGTTCCTTTATATCCCAAAAGCATACTTATTGTTGTATCTCCGCTGGCAGCATCTTGTTTATACTGATAAATTTGAGTAAGCGGATACACTCCCCCAATTAAAAACGAACTTGCAATAATTGGATACAAAAGTGCTGAATTCAGTGTTTCCTTATATCCATCACCACTTATTCCACAATAAATATTTAGGAAGGAAACAGCACCTTGGAAAATAAATACAGCCAAAAATCCAAGTATGGGATATTTTTTTAAGCGAATAACTTTAGAACTGTAAGCTCTGGAAACTAACATATAGGCAAGGATTCCAATCAAAAAAGGAAAGCCAATAAATAAACTTAATGCAAGTCCTATGCAATCAAAAACAAAGCTGAGGTAAAATAAATCTTTAGTTGCTTGGGGAGGATGCTTCAAACCCCCAATGCTTCCTTCGTCCTTATCTTGATAGCTGTTGTATCCGTTACTAGCCGGATATATAAAGAGATGAAGTATAACAAAAATTAACCCCGCATTTATTTTGTTTACATTTTCACATTGACTCAAAGCAAAAAAATATACCGGCATTAAAAAAAAGGAAAAAGGAATACGTAAAAGTGTGATGGTATTTTTTGAAAACATAATTTTAACAAATGGCTTGATGTGGTGAAATAGAAAACTATCCGGTAGTTTAAGAAGTTAGTTTAGGTTAGACCTAACAGCATACAGTTGAATTAATTAAGTTTGGTTAAATCTTGAATTATGATTTCGTTTCGGGTATACGTTATACAATTTTGTTTTTCCATTTCGTTCAATAGGCTCGTAACAGTTTGTCGGGAAGCACCAATTATACTAGCAATATCCTGATGTGTGAGGTAGTTATTTATAACCAATTCATTTCCCTTTTTTATACCGGATTGCTTAGCCGTATCTTTTAAAAAATCAATCAATCGTGCACGTACATCTTTAAAAATCAAATTGGAAAAGCGTGTTTCCATTGCTTTAAATTTATCGCCAACTTTTCGAGTATACCGTAAGGAGAGATTCGGATTTTTTTCAAGTAATCGCTCAAAATCTTCCAATTTAAAGGAACAAATAGAAACCTCATCGCTGATAGCTTTCGCAAATTCTCTGTTTTCGGTTCTCCTTTCACTTGAAGCAATTTCACCAAAAATATCGCCTTCTTGCATGACATCCTTAGTAATTTCAGCTCCATCCTCATTTATTACAGCTATCTTAACTACTCCCTTTTTTAAAAAATACAAGCGCTTAACTGATTCTTGTGTCATGTAAATCAGTTCATTTTTTTTAGCTGTTTTATAGCCTGAAATCACACACAAATCGAGATATTCTTGCTCTGTCATCTGATCAAACAAATTATGATTTCGCAAGTACCAATAAACTACTTCACTCTCCATTTTTATTTATGCTACTAGAAGCAAAGTTAGTTAATTGAAACAAACAGCATTTATTAATACAACTTGTTTCATTTAAGTCTTGTGTTCCAAACTATTTTTAAAGTAATTTAGCCATTCGAAAAACACTTTTGTAACTTAGTATGAACGAAAAATTAATAGCTTTTGAACGCCTGCTAAAGATAATGGATGAGTTGCGTGAGCAATGTCCTTGGGATAAAAAGCAAACCATTGAATCCTTGCGTCATTTAACCATCGAAGAAACCTATGAATTGGCAGATGCGATTTTGGATAAAGACATGCCCAACATTAAGAAGGAATTGGGCGACATATTATTACACATCGTATTTTATGCACGTATTGCAAGTGAAACCAAAGCATTTGACATTGCAGATGTGATAAATGCGGTTTGTGATAAACTCATTCATCGACACCCACATATTTATGGGGATGTGAAAGTTGCAGATGAAAAAGAAGTAAAAGAAAATTGGGAAAAACTCAAAATGAAAGAAGGAAATAAATCTGTATTGGAAGGTGTTCCTAAGTCCTTGCCCTCTTTAGTAAAAGCTTCTCGCATACAGGAAAAAGCACGTGCTGTGGGCTTTGATTGGGAAAATAAAAATCAGGTATGGGAAAAAGTCGAGGAAGAAATTCATGAATTTAGAGCAGAAGTAAATTCAAACGCATCGCAAGAGAAAATTGAAAGTGAATTTGGAGATGTTCTTTTTTCGCTTATTAACTATGCGCGCTTTTTGGAAATTAATCCTGAAAATGCATTGGAAAAAACGAATAAAAAATTTATCAAACGTTTTCAATACTTGGAAGCAGAAGCCGGAAAATCCGGAAAAAAATTGATGGATATGACGCTTGCGGAAATGGATATTTATTGGAACGAAGCAAAAAAATTATAATCATGAAAATTAACGAACTATTAGCAAAAGCAGCTACTTCAAAGTTCAATCTGTGGTTGTTAAATTTTATTTTGTTGCGCAACATTCCCTTCAATAAACCACATCGCTTAAAAATTTTAAGTATTTCAAAAAACAGTGTTGAAATTAAATATCCCTATTTAACAGCAAACCTTAATCATCTTAAAGGCCTTCATGCATGCGGTTTGGCTACCGTTTCGGAATACAGCACCGGATTGCTTTTGTTGAATCATCTGAATCCTGAAAACTATCGACTGATAATGAAATCGCTTAATATGGAATACCATTATCAAGGAAAAAAATCAGCAACAGCACTCTTTGTTTTGGATGATGCTTGGATTCAAAAACATGTTCTGGAGCCACTAAAAACGAGTGATGCAGTGTTCGTTGATTGCGAAGTGCAAGTAAAAGACGAGGATGGCAATCATCTCTCCACCTGTAAAACGCAATGGCAAATAAAAAAATGGGACAAAGTCCGCCTTAAAATTTAATGCAAATTATAGTGTTCTTTTTAGAATTTATCTAGGCTTCCACCGCGTATAATTCCTCTCGCATCTGCTTTATTTTTTCATCGGTGATGTACTCGTCGTAAGTCATTCGTTTATCAATAATTCCATAAGGAGCTATTTCGATTATTCGATTGGCAAGGGTTTCAGTAAACTGGTGATCGTGTGAAGCAAATAAAATATTCCCTTTAAAATCTATCAAAGAATTATTTAAAGCAGTTATGCTTTCCAAATCCAAGTGATTGGTAGGTTGATCCAAAATTAGCGTATTCGCACTATCGAGCATCATTTTAGCAATAAGGCAACGTACCTTTTCACCTCCACTTAGTACCTTACATTTTTTTAAAGAATCTTCTCCCGAAAAAAGCATTTTACCTAAAAAACTTCGAATCCAACTTTCGTCTTTTTCTTCAGAGTATTGTGCCAACCAATCAATCAAATTCATATCCACATTAAAGTAATGCTGATTGTTTTTTGGAAAATACGATTGGCTGCTGGTACCTCCCCATCTATATTCTCCGCTGTCCTGTTTTTGTTCGCCTGTGATGATGTCAAAAAAAGTTGATACCGAAAAGGCTTCCTTGCTGATAAATGCAATTTTATCGCCACTTTCGATAGTAAATGTAAAGTCTTTATAAAGCTCCACTCCATCAATTTTTTTATGGAGATTTTTAACTTCAAATATTTGATTCCTTGTTTCCGTTTTTTGTTTAAAGTTAATATAGGGATAGCGGCGAGAAGATGGTTTTATTTCCTCAAAAACTAATTTATCCAACAATTTTTTACGCGAAGTGGCTTGTCGCGATTTGGATGCATTTGCACTAAAACGAGCCACAAAGGATTCCAACTCCTTTTTCTTATCCTCAGTTTTTTTATTTGCGTCCTGCTTTTGTTTTAAAATCAATTGACTGCTTTCGTACCAAAAGGTGTAATTTCCGGTGAACACGCTTATTTGGTTGTAATCAATATCGGCAATATGTGTACACACCGCATCAATAAAGTGGCGATCGTGACTTACTACAATTACGGTGTTCTTAAATTCACTTAAAAAATTCTCTAGCCATAAAATGGTTTCTACATCCAAGTTATTGGTAGGCTCATCCAGCAAAAGAACATCGGGGTTTCCAAAAATGGCTTGCGCTAACAATACGCGTACTTTCTCACTGCCGCTTAGCTCTTTCATAAGTTTAAAATGCAGTTCTTCCTTTATTCCTAGGCCACTCAATAAATCGGAAGCATCCGATTCAGCATCCCAACCATTCATTTCGGCAAAATCACTTTCCAGTTCAGCGGCGCGTAATCCATCTTTGTCACTAAAGTCGGCTTTGGCATAAATGGCTTCCTTTTCCACAATAATGTCGTATAACTTACGGTTTCCCATAATTACCGTTTTTTGCACTTCAATTTCATCAAAAGCATGCTGATTTTGATTTAAAAAGGATAAACGCGCCCCCGGAGTCATAATCACATTACCTTGTTGCGCTTCAATTTCGCCCGATAATATTTTAAGGAAAGTAGATTTCCCGGCACCATTGGCTCCAATTAAACCGTAACAATTTCCGGGAGTAAAATTAATGCTCACCTTCTCGAACAACACACGCTTGCCGTATTGCAGCGTAATTCCGCTAGTACTAATCATTTATGCTTTAAATTTTGAGGGCGCAAAAGTACTACTTTTTAAGCGAATTTGAAGGCTAGTTTTGAAATTGTTTTTTGAGTTGTGAAAGCGCTTCCTCTGTGATTTTTTTAATTCATCTCCTACAAAAAAAAAATGACTGCTTTTAAGGAGCAGTCATTTTCTAAATAAAAGGGCTGTAGTTATTCAAAAACAACCTTCTGAATAGATGGCTCTCCCTCAGCTGTATAGATTTTCAGGAAATAGATTCCGCTACTTAGGGAATTACGCATAATGAGCGTATTCTTTTCGCTTATACTTGATTGCTGCAAAATTCTACCGCTTAAATCAAAGAGCGCATAACTTGAATTTGGACTAAGCACTTCCTCAACCTGCAACATAAAGCCGCTAGCCGCGGGATTAGGATAAATATTGATTTTCGAAGCTACATCTTGCTTTTTAACAGTTAAAGGGGCAGCCGCAACAAGTGGATGTAAAAAATCACGGACAAATTTTATGGTTGTATCCAAGTACGCAGCATTATTCAAATACGGCACATGATCGGCTCCATTAAATATATAAAAGGG is a window encoding:
- a CDS encoding methyltransferase domain-containing protein; translated protein: MDFSVRSAEKELLDGDNIPLADLVQNLKELDFINTYLGGFNITLSGLSKLIKDKTKIYHIADIGCGGGDNLIAIAKWANKNNIKVQLTGIDMKNEAIGYAIKNCSKYPNIHFITSDYKLTQFKEPVDVIVSSLFCHHLNEQELVDCMVWMNQYAQVGFLINDLHRNKIAYYSIKWLTAVFSKSYLVKNDAAVSVSRGFIKSELEKLLFESGIKNYSIKWKWAFRYLILAKKSI
- a CDS encoding type III polyketide synthase → MSVIFSISTAVPEFKHKQMDIFQFMKEVYHVSENEERSLKILYERSGIESRYSTIADYSLPPYKRTFYPTTQDLEPFPKLEERMEYFNHKALELSLEAIQKCMGSDTQASDITDLITVTCTGISAPGLDILVMEALKLNSTINRTSVNFMGCYAAIHAMKQADAICKINPHAVVLVMCVELCTLHFQKEFDKDNIGANLLFADGASALLVTGEGQERIRNRNCLHIRDFYSEISLSGKSDMAWQIGGKGFLMTLSSYIPELIKVGIKSLVHNALLKLKLDTGQIKHWAIHPGGRKILEVIQNELQLSPSDLGASYLILKEYGNMSSPTILFVLNEIWERRVDWNGAQELIFGAGFGPGLTMETFVLEGTNNSNFKEQ
- a CDS encoding UbiA prenyltransferase family protein, with the protein product MPVYFFALSQCENVNKINAGLIFVILHLFIYPASNGYNSYQDKDEGSIGGLKHPPQATKDLFYLSFVFDCIGLALSLFIGFPFLIGILAYMLVSRAYSSKVIRLKKYPILGFLAVFIFQGAVSFLNIYCGISGDGYKETLNSALLYPIIASSFLIGGVYPLTQIYQYKQDAASGDTTISMLLGYKGTFVFCALMFGCANGILWMYFNKLEHTSSFFVLQFFLIPVIAFFLKWMLQVFKDTANATFESTMRMNMIASLMMNACFVVLYLQKI
- a CDS encoding Crp/Fnr family transcriptional regulator, which translates into the protein MESEVVYWYLRNHNLFDQMTEQEYLDLCVISGYKTAKKNELIYMTQESVKRLYFLKKGVVKIAVINEDGAEITKDVMQEGDIFGEIASSERRTENREFAKAISDEVSICSFKLEDFERLLEKNPNLSLRYTRKVGDKFKAMETRFSNLIFKDVRARLIDFLKDTAKQSGIKKGNELVINNYLTHQDIASIIGASRQTVTSLLNEMEKQNCITYTRNEIIIQDLTKLN
- the mazG gene encoding nucleoside triphosphate pyrophosphohydrolase → MNEKLIAFERLLKIMDELREQCPWDKKQTIESLRHLTIEETYELADAILDKDMPNIKKELGDILLHIVFYARIASETKAFDIADVINAVCDKLIHRHPHIYGDVKVADEKEVKENWEKLKMKEGNKSVLEGVPKSLPSLVKASRIQEKARAVGFDWENKNQVWEKVEEEIHEFRAEVNSNASQEKIESEFGDVLFSLINYARFLEINPENALEKTNKKFIKRFQYLEAEAGKSGKKLMDMTLAEMDIYWNEAKKL
- a CDS encoding DUF4442 domain-containing protein, whose amino-acid sequence is MKINELLAKAATSKFNLWLLNFILLRNIPFNKPHRLKILSISKNSVEIKYPYLTANLNHLKGLHACGLATVSEYSTGLLLLNHLNPENYRLIMKSLNMEYHYQGKKSATALFVLDDAWIQKHVLEPLKTSDAVFVDCEVQVKDEDGNHLSTCKTQWQIKKWDKVRLKI
- a CDS encoding ATP-binding cassette domain-containing protein, producing the protein MISTSGITLQYGKRVLFEKVSINFTPGNCYGLIGANGAGKSTFLKILSGEIEAQQGNVIMTPGARLSFLNQNQHAFDEIEVQKTVIMGNRKLYDIIVEKEAIYAKADFSDKDGLRAAELESDFAEMNGWDAESDASDLLSGLGIKEELHFKLMKELSGSEKVRVLLAQAIFGNPDVLLLDEPTNNLDVETILWLENFLSEFKNTVIVVSHDRHFIDAVCTHIADIDYNQISVFTGNYTFWYESSQLILKQKQDANKKTEDKKKELESFVARFSANASKSRQATSRKKLLDKLVFEEIKPSSRRYPYINFKQKTETRNQIFEVKNLHKKIDGVELYKDFTFTIESGDKIAFISKEAFSVSTFFDIITGEQKQDSGEYRWGGTSSQSYFPKNNQHYFNVDMNLIDWLAQYSEEKDESWIRSFLGKMLFSGEDSLKKCKVLSGGEKVRCLIAKMMLDSANTLILDQPTNHLDLESITALNNSLIDFKGNILFASHDHQFTETLANRIIEIAPYGIIDKRMTYDEYITDEKIKQMREELYAVEA